A window of the Maylandia zebra isolate NMK-2024a unplaced genomic scaffold, Mzebra_GT3a scaffold01, whole genome shotgun sequence genome harbors these coding sequences:
- the LOC112432828 gene encoding uncharacterized protein LOC112432828: MCISLDSEINLLNSSFFESLDRIDISDLDTFIGTSSPNSSPPVLVRSTGKNIRLSTRDRQHLLSTLDRPASSGPSSIPAGACSLPQPSGKNLRLSAGDRQDLLSELTPDAPANRSPRNASYSPPSDTRNAPRLPLRPNHGRLRRRSSRTRRFARTRRTKRTCTRRQLASIALRAVSLFAELVQLIL; this comes from the exons ATGTGCATATCACTCG ACTCTGAGATAAACCTGCTCAACTCCTCTTTTTTTGAGTCTCTCGATCGAATTG ATATCTCTGACTTGGACACCTTTATTGGTACGAGTTCCCCGAATTCTTCACCACCAGTGCTTGTGCGATCCACAGGAAAGAATATTCGTCTCTCCACACGGGACAGACAGCATTTGCTCTCTACGCTAGATCGCCCTGCTTCATCTGGCCCCAGTTCCATTCCCGCCGGAGCTTGTTCTCTCCCGCAACCCTCTGGGAAAAACTTGCGCCTGTCCGCCGGGGACAGGCAAGATTTGCTCTCCGAGCTCACTCCCGATGCTCCGGCCAATCGGAGCCCCAGAAACGCTTCTTATTCTCCGCCATCAGACACACGAAATGCACCGCGCCTGCCTTTGAGACCCAATCACG GGCGTCTCAGAAGGAGGAGTAGCAGGACCCGCAGGTTCGCAAGGACAAGGAGGACAAAGCGAACATGCACCCGAAGGCAGCTGGCTTCAATCGCTCTTCGCGCGGTATCTCTGTTTGCTGAATTAGTTCAGCTCATCTtataa